A window of the Nisaea acidiphila genome harbors these coding sequences:
- a CDS encoding molybdenum cofactor biosynthesis protein MoaE, producing MIRVQKEDFDLGEELRALGAGNHNIGGITNFVGLVRDMAGDEHVGAMTLEHYPGMTEKMLEKIEAEANERWPLEASLIIHRYGRMEPGEQIVLVACASPHREAAFEACHFLIDWLKTKAPFWKLEEKDGGASWVNARASDDAAAAKWR from the coding sequence ATGATCCGGGTCCAGAAGGAAGATTTCGATCTGGGCGAGGAACTCCGCGCGCTCGGCGCCGGGAACCACAATATCGGCGGCATCACCAATTTCGTCGGCCTCGTCCGCGACATGGCCGGCGACGAACATGTCGGCGCCATGACGCTCGAGCATTATCCCGGCATGACAGAGAAGATGCTGGAGAAGATCGAGGCCGAGGCGAACGAGCGCTGGCCGCTCGAGGCCAGCCTGATCATCCACCGCTACGGACGAATGGAACCGGGAGAGCAGATCGTGCTGGTCGCCTGCGCCTCGCCGCACCGGGAAGCCGCCTTCGAGGCCTGCCATTTCCTGATCGACTGGCTTAAGACCAAGGCACCCTTCTGGAAACTCGAAGAGAAAGATGGGGGCGCCTCATGGGTCAACGCGCGCGCCAGTGACGACGCCGCCGCCGCGAAATGGCGCTAG
- a CDS encoding LrgB family protein: protein MDGGFSDIWVYLSASPLLHLFLTLLAYLGGQKLYERLGMHPMVNPVLIAVIALVLILTVTRTPYLVYFEGAQFVHFLLGPATVALALPLYRQVARVRKSLLPILVSVIFGSIVATGSALAIAWLFDVSEATLISIAPKSVTTPVAMGISEKLGGLPSLTAVFVILTGIMGAMIGPLVLNILRIKDWSARGFAIGVAAHGIGTARAMQVSEVAGAFSGLAMGLNALATAILLPLLWNLIF from the coding sequence ATGGACGGTGGTTTCAGCGATATCTGGGTCTATCTCTCCGCGAGCCCGCTGCTGCATCTCTTTCTGACCCTGCTCGCCTATCTCGGCGGTCAGAAGCTGTATGAGCGGCTCGGCATGCATCCGATGGTCAATCCGGTGCTGATCGCGGTGATCGCGCTGGTGCTCATCCTCACCGTTACCCGCACCCCCTATCTCGTCTATTTCGAGGGCGCGCAGTTCGTCCATTTCCTGCTTGGTCCCGCGACCGTCGCGCTCGCCCTGCCGCTCTACCGGCAGGTCGCCCGGGTCCGCAAATCGCTGCTCCCGATTCTCGTCAGCGTGATCTTCGGCTCCATCGTCGCGACCGGAAGCGCGCTCGCGATCGCCTGGCTGTTCGACGTATCGGAAGCGACGCTGATCTCCATCGCGCCCAAATCCGTGACCACGCCGGTCGCAATGGGCATCAGCGAGAAACTCGGCGGCCTGCCCTCCCTGACGGCGGTTTTCGTCATCCTGACCGGGATCATGGGGGCGATGATCGGTCCGCTCGTGCTCAACATCCTGCGCATCAAGGACTGGTCGGCCCGCGGTTTCGCCATCGGCGTCGCCGCGCACGGGATCGGCACGGCGCGGGCCATGCAGGTGAGCGAGGTCGCCGGCGCCTTCTCGGGCCTCGCCATGGGACTGAACGCGCTCGCCACCGCGATCCTGCTGCCGCTGCTCTGGAACCTGATCTTCTGA
- the pgsA gene encoding CDP-diacylglycerol--glycerol-3-phosphate 3-phosphatidyltransferase yields MTGLPNLLTLSRILVIPFIIALIWLNEPMYRWIALGLYAFAGITDYLDGYLARSMNQQSDFGRLLDPIADKLLVGACLLILCALDHISGYSLLPALIILLREILVSGLREFLAEIQVRMPVSKLAKWKTAFQIGSLGFLIVGSAGPAWLPTVLIGEGLLWAAAILTLVTGYDYLRSGLLHVTPEAQAERARRRSSSGKGAAADA; encoded by the coding sequence ATGACCGGCCTTCCCAATCTGCTGACCCTCTCGCGTATCCTGGTGATCCCCTTCATCATCGCGCTCATCTGGCTTAACGAGCCGATGTATCGCTGGATCGCGCTCGGCCTCTACGCCTTTGCCGGTATCACGGATTATCTGGACGGTTATCTCGCCCGTTCGATGAACCAGCAGTCCGATTTCGGCCGCCTGCTCGACCCGATCGCGGACAAGCTTCTGGTCGGTGCCTGCCTGCTGATCCTCTGCGCGCTGGACCATATCTCCGGATACAGCCTGCTGCCGGCGCTGATCATCCTGCTGCGCGAGATCCTGGTTTCGGGTCTGCGCGAGTTCCTCGCCGAGATCCAGGTCCGGATGCCGGTCAGCAAACTTGCGAAATGGAAGACAGCCTTCCAGATCGGGTCGCTCGGCTTTCTCATTGTCGGCTCCGCGGGGCCCGCGTGGCTGCCGACTGTTCTGATCGGCGAGGGCCTGCTCTGGGCCGCGGCGATCCTGACCCTGGTCACCGGCTACGATTACCTCCGCTCCGGCCTGCTGCATGTGACCCCGGAAGCCCAGGCAGAACGAGCGCGCAGGAGATCCTCATCCGGCAAGGGCGCCGCCGCGGATGCGTGA
- a CDS encoding winged helix-turn-helix transcriptional regulator encodes MRHITSRWGVLVLIALLGGTKRFSQLRREINGVSERMLAQTLSQLEKDGLVKRVAYQVVPPHVEYSLTPLGQEAAVKVRDLADWVELNIQKILGPPPGSASN; translated from the coding sequence ATGCGCCACATTACGAGCCGATGGGGCGTATTGGTGCTGATCGCACTTCTGGGCGGGACCAAGCGCTTCAGTCAGCTACGGCGTGAGATCAACGGCGTCAGCGAACGGATGTTGGCACAGACGCTTTCCCAGCTTGAGAAGGACGGTCTGGTGAAGCGTGTCGCTTATCAAGTCGTTCCGCCTCATGTCGAATACAGCCTGACGCCACTCGGTCAGGAAGCTGCTGTAAAGGTGCGGGATTTGGCGGATTGGGTTGAGTTAAACATCCAAAAGATTCTTGGCCCGCCACCCGGTTCGGCGTCGAACTAG
- a CDS encoding DMT family transporter, which translates to MTDSAASPIDRPSFGIALILVGMLAISINDMLIKQLSGGYPLHQMVFTRSAIGIAFGLVIVQFEGGWQILKTRRPGLHAFRGLLVVIANMSYFAALAVLPLADATALFFAAPLFITLMSIPVLKEKVGPFRLGAVLVGFIGVVIMQRPWASPEDLGVSRLVLVLPVVSAITYAGMQIMTRKLGMSSKPSALAVYIQTMFLLVAGLFWIFAGDGRFAEGTDNESLIFLLRAWVWPEGVDLWLFIGLGFNSAAVAYCLSAAYRSADAAIIAPFEYTGLLLAVFWGWAIWGEIPGLEVKIGIVLIMGSGLFVFLRERQRNRPLASDPPRGTGATRR; encoded by the coding sequence ATGACCGACTCTGCCGCCTCCCCCATCGACCGTCCAAGCTTCGGCATCGCCCTCATCCTGGTCGGGATGCTGGCGATTTCCATCAACGACATGCTGATCAAGCAACTCTCGGGCGGATATCCGCTGCACCAGATGGTCTTTACCCGTTCGGCCATCGGCATCGCCTTCGGTCTCGTCATCGTACAGTTCGAGGGCGGCTGGCAGATCCTAAAAACGCGGCGACCGGGGCTGCACGCGTTCCGGGGGCTGCTGGTCGTGATCGCCAACATGTCCTACTTCGCGGCGCTGGCGGTCCTGCCGCTGGCCGACGCCACCGCGCTCTTCTTCGCCGCGCCGCTTTTCATCACCCTGATGTCGATCCCGGTGCTGAAGGAAAAGGTCGGTCCGTTCCGGCTCGGCGCCGTCCTTGTCGGCTTCATCGGCGTGGTGATCATGCAGCGCCCCTGGGCGAGCCCCGAGGATCTCGGCGTCAGCCGGCTGGTCCTGGTGCTTCCGGTAGTCTCCGCGATCACCTATGCCGGCATGCAGATCATGACCCGTAAGCTCGGCATGAGCTCCAAGCCCTCCGCGCTCGCGGTCTATATCCAGACCATGTTCCTGCTGGTGGCGGGCCTGTTCTGGATCTTTGCCGGCGACGGGCGCTTTGCCGAGGGCACGGACAACGAGAGCCTGATCTTCCTGCTGCGCGCCTGGGTTTGGCCCGAGGGTGTGGATCTCTGGCTCTTTATCGGCCTCGGCTTCAACTCGGCCGCCGTCGCCTATTGCCTCTCCGCCGCCTACCGCTCGGCGGACGCCGCGATCATCGCGCCGTTCGAATATACCGGACTGCTGCTGGCGGTTTTCTGGGGCTGGGCGATATGGGGCGAGATCCCGGGGCTCGAGGTCAAGATCGGCATCGTCCTGATCATGGGATCGGGGCTCTTCGTCTTCCTGCGGGAGCGTCAGCGCAACCGCCCGCTCGCAAGCGACCCGCCTCGCGGCACGGGCGCCACCCGGCGCTAG
- the uvrC gene encoding excinuclease ABC subunit UvrC, whose protein sequence is MSTAKPASPDASDAAQESNKRGAGKPPAPKPDIEHGVKVIQAQVKLLPNAPGVYRMIDHAGDVLYVGKARNLKKRVANYTFPAKLPHRIFRMVSETQRMEFVRTHTEVEALLLESNLIKKLRPRFNVLLRDDKSFPYILLTGDHDWPQLVKHRGARSRKGNYFGPFASAGAVNRTITALQRAFLIRNCSDAIFASRTRPCLQYQIKRCAAPCVGYVSDAEYGELIDQAKAFLTGSSRKVSQQLAERMQEASDTLDFETAARFRDRIRALAHIQAHQDINVEGVEDADVMALHGEGGTACIQVFFFRGGSNYGNRAYFPSHDKSLEAGEILAAFIGQFYDNKPPPKLVMVSHDMPEQELIAEALGTRADRKVEVLRPQRGAKRKLMEHAIANAREAHGRRLAESASQRKLLDGLAEALDLDQPPERIEVYDNSHIQGTNSIGAMIVAGPEGLMKSAYRKFNIRNVVPADAPMPEADNAEADGEAPVQAGDDYAMMRQVLTRRFSRAMKEDPDRTSGNWPDLVLIDGGQGQDAVAREVFNELGIEDVAIVSIAKGPDRDAGRERFFTGKRAPFSLPINDPVLYFLQRLRDEAHRFAIETHRAKRAKAIGQSKVDEIPGIGAKRKKALLHHFGSAREVSRAGLQDLEAVDGISKTVAKRIYDFFHDDG, encoded by the coding sequence ATGTCGACAGCCAAACCAGCCAGCCCCGATGCATCGGACGCCGCTCAGGAGAGCAACAAGCGCGGCGCCGGAAAGCCCCCCGCGCCGAAACCGGATATCGAGCACGGCGTGAAGGTGATCCAGGCCCAGGTCAAATTGCTGCCAAACGCGCCCGGGGTCTATCGCATGATCGATCACGCGGGCGACGTGCTCTATGTCGGCAAGGCGCGCAACCTGAAGAAGCGGGTCGCGAACTACACCTTCCCGGCGAAGCTGCCGCACCGGATCTTCCGGATGGTGAGCGAGACCCAGCGCATGGAGTTCGTGCGCACTCACACGGAAGTCGAGGCGCTGCTGCTGGAGAGCAATCTCATCAAGAAGCTGCGCCCGCGCTTCAACGTGCTGCTGCGCGACGACAAGTCCTTTCCCTACATCCTGCTGACCGGCGACCATGACTGGCCGCAGCTTGTGAAGCACCGCGGCGCGCGCAGCCGCAAAGGCAACTATTTCGGCCCCTTCGCCTCGGCCGGCGCGGTCAACCGGACAATCACAGCCCTGCAGCGCGCCTTCCTGATCCGGAACTGCTCCGACGCGATCTTCGCCAGCCGCACCCGGCCCTGTCTGCAGTACCAGATCAAGCGCTGCGCGGCGCCCTGCGTCGGCTATGTAAGCGACGCGGAATACGGCGAGCTGATCGACCAGGCCAAGGCCTTTCTCACCGGCTCCAGCCGCAAGGTCTCGCAGCAACTTGCGGAACGGATGCAGGAGGCGAGCGACACGCTCGATTTCGAGACCGCAGCGCGGTTCCGCGACCGGATCCGCGCGCTCGCCCATATCCAGGCGCACCAGGACATCAACGTCGAGGGCGTCGAGGATGCCGACGTCATGGCCCTGCACGGCGAGGGCGGCACCGCCTGCATCCAGGTATTCTTCTTCCGCGGCGGCAGCAATTACGGCAACCGGGCCTATTTCCCGAGCCACGACAAAAGCCTCGAGGCCGGCGAGATTCTCGCCGCCTTCATCGGCCAGTTCTACGACAACAAGCCGCCCCCGAAGCTGGTCATGGTCAGCCACGACATGCCGGAGCAGGAGCTGATCGCCGAAGCGCTGGGTACGCGCGCCGACCGCAAGGTGGAGGTGCTGCGCCCGCAACGCGGCGCCAAGCGCAAGCTGATGGAACACGCGATCGCCAACGCCCGCGAGGCACACGGCCGGCGGCTCGCGGAAAGTGCCTCGCAGCGCAAGCTGCTCGACGGCCTGGCCGAGGCGCTCGATCTCGATCAGCCGCCGGAGCGGATAGAGGTCTACGACAACAGTCATATCCAGGGCACCAACTCGATCGGCGCGATGATCGTCGCAGGACCAGAGGGGTTGATGAAGAGCGCTTACCGCAAGTTCAACATCCGCAACGTCGTGCCGGCTGACGCCCCGATGCCCGAAGCGGATAACGCCGAGGCGGACGGCGAGGCGCCTGTCCAGGCGGGCGACGATTACGCCATGATGCGGCAGGTCCTGACCCGCCGCTTCAGCCGGGCAATGAAGGAAGACCCCGACCGTACGTCCGGCAACTGGCCGGACCTGGTATTGATCGACGGCGGACAAGGTCAGGACGCGGTCGCGCGCGAGGTCTTCAACGAGCTTGGAATCGAGGACGTGGCGATCGTCTCCATCGCCAAAGGACCTGACCGGGACGCCGGGCGCGAGCGCTTCTTCACCGGCAAGCGCGCGCCCTTCTCATTGCCGATCAACGACCCGGTGCTCTATTTCCTGCAGCGGCTGCGCGACGAGGCGCACCGCTTCGCGATCGAGACCCACCGGGCCAAACGGGCGAAAGCGATCGGCCAGTCGAAGGTCGACGAGATCCCGGGGATCGGCGCCAAGCGCAAGAAGGCGCTGCTCCATCATTTCGGCTCCGCGCGCGAGGTCTCCCGTGCGGGCTTGCAGGATCTGGAAGCGGTAGACGGGATCAGCAAAACCGTCGCAAAACGGATATATGATTTCTTCCACGATGACGGCTGA
- the moaD gene encoding molybdopterin converting factor subunit 1 has product MKILYFAWMRGKTGIGEEDVAPPAEVTDVAGLIGWLKTRGPGFEDAFANMDVVRAAVNQEFVELDAPVKAGDEVAFFPPVTGG; this is encoded by the coding sequence GTGAAGATTCTCTATTTCGCCTGGATGCGCGGCAAGACCGGTATCGGAGAGGAAGACGTGGCGCCTCCGGCCGAGGTGACGGATGTCGCCGGGCTGATCGGCTGGCTAAAAACGCGCGGTCCCGGTTTCGAGGACGCCTTCGCCAATATGGACGTCGTGCGGGCGGCGGTGAATCAGGAATTCGTCGAACTCGACGCACCGGTGAAAGCCGGCGACGAGGTCGCCTTCTTCCCGCCGGTCACCGGAGGCTGA
- a CDS encoding carbon-nitrogen hydrolase family protein — MELASIFGEAVEADLQGQISALDDLAGKVDALHMELAGRHGLHILAASLPLHVVGRDLPVNRARLFAPNGRSGSQDKIIMTRFEREEWAVGGGDGLSVFETDIGCIGVAICYDCEFPLLVRTMVEAGAELILIPSCTDTLRGHGRVRVGAMARALENQCYTVVSPTVGNAPWSPSVDVNRGVAGVYGPPDIGFPETGIVAEGRFDEDMLLFAEIDLDLVSQARTAGQVLNHLHWVEQPGADLWPIPPVRTVDLLSDLD; from the coding sequence ATGGAACTCGCCTCGATCTTCGGCGAGGCGGTGGAGGCGGATCTGCAGGGCCAGATCTCGGCGCTCGACGATCTCGCCGGAAAGGTCGATGCGCTGCACATGGAGCTGGCGGGCAGGCATGGCCTGCACATCCTCGCCGCCTCGCTGCCGCTGCATGTGGTCGGCCGGGATCTTCCGGTGAACCGTGCGCGCCTTTTCGCCCCGAACGGCCGTAGCGGGTCTCAGGACAAGATCATCATGACCCGCTTCGAGCGCGAGGAATGGGCGGTCGGCGGCGGTGACGGACTCTCGGTCTTCGAGACCGATATCGGCTGTATCGGTGTGGCGATCTGTTACGACTGCGAGTTTCCCCTGCTGGTGCGCACCATGGTCGAAGCCGGCGCGGAGCTGATCCTGATCCCGAGCTGCACCGATACGCTGCGCGGCCACGGACGTGTCCGGGTCGGCGCAATGGCGCGGGCATTGGAGAACCAGTGCTACACGGTGGTGAGCCCGACAGTGGGAAACGCACCCTGGTCGCCGTCGGTCGATGTCAACCGGGGCGTCGCCGGGGTCTACGGGCCGCCGGATATCGGTTTTCCCGAGACCGGGATCGTCGCGGAGGGCCGGTTCGACGAGGACATGCTGCTCTTTGCCGAGATCGACCTCGATCTCGTCTCCCAGGCGCGGACCGCCGGACAGGTCCTCAATCATCTGCACTGGGTCGAGCAGCCGGGCGCCGACCTCTGGCCGATCCCGCCGGTCAGGACGGTCGATCTTCTATCCGATTTGGACTAG
- a CDS encoding molybdopterin molybdotransferase MoeA — protein sequence MSQLTDDCFAFGGKLIPVADALARFREILHPIVEQERVPLGAALGRILAQDIVATRSVPPHDNSAVDGYAVYFDDLATDADTVLPVAATVAAGHPLDSSQRRGTAIRIFTGAPMPLGEDGDAPDTVMMQEDCRAEGDRVVIPPGIKRGANRRFAGEDISEGTRILEAGIRLRPQDIGLAAATGLTELPVFKPLRVAIFSTGDEIRDPGADAPSGTVYDSNRHTLAALLRGLGCEIADMGILPDRLDGIRDGLAKAAAEADMILTSGGVSSGGEDHVKAAVEAQGSLHSWRLAIKPGRPVALGQVGKTPFVGLPGNPVAVMVTFLRVARPLIEQLSGARPHAPELFPVRAAFDYKKKIDRREYVRVMLRRNGDGALEAEKFEREGAGVLSSMVAADGLVELPESCTRVKAGDIVDYLPFSEVGL from the coding sequence ATGTCGCAACTGACCGATGACTGCTTCGCCTTCGGCGGCAAGCTGATTCCCGTCGCCGACGCGCTCGCCCGCTTCCGGGAGATCCTGCATCCTATCGTCGAGCAGGAACGGGTCCCGCTCGGCGCGGCCCTCGGACGCATCCTCGCGCAGGACATCGTCGCCACCCGCTCGGTACCGCCGCACGACAATTCCGCCGTCGACGGCTATGCCGTCTATTTCGACGACCTCGCGACGGACGCCGATACGGTGCTTCCCGTCGCCGCGACCGTCGCGGCGGGTCATCCGCTTGACAGCTCGCAGCGGCGGGGAACCGCTATCCGCATCTTTACCGGCGCCCCGATGCCTTTGGGCGAGGATGGGGATGCTCCCGATACGGTTATGATGCAGGAGGATTGTCGGGCAGAAGGCGACCGGGTGGTCATCCCTCCGGGCATCAAGCGCGGCGCCAACCGGCGCTTCGCGGGAGAGGATATCTCCGAAGGAACCCGCATTCTCGAAGCCGGGATCCGGCTACGGCCGCAGGATATCGGACTTGCCGCGGCAACCGGCCTGACGGAACTCCCGGTCTTCAAGCCACTCAGGGTGGCGATCTTCTCGACCGGCGACGAGATCCGCGATCCCGGAGCGGACGCCCCCTCGGGGACGGTCTACGATTCCAACCGCCATACGCTGGCGGCATTGCTGCGCGGGCTCGGTTGCGAGATCGCGGATATGGGCATCCTGCCCGACCGGCTCGACGGTATTCGCGACGGTCTCGCGAAAGCGGCAGCCGAGGCGGACATGATCCTGACATCCGGCGGGGTCTCCAGCGGCGGCGAGGACCATGTGAAAGCGGCGGTCGAGGCCCAGGGTTCCTTGCATTCCTGGCGGCTCGCAATCAAGCCGGGACGGCCGGTCGCGCTGGGTCAGGTCGGAAAGACCCCCTTCGTCGGCCTGCCGGGCAATCCGGTCGCCGTCATGGTGACCTTTCTCCGCGTCGCCCGTCCGCTGATCGAGCAACTCTCCGGGGCGCGCCCGCACGCGCCGGAACTCTTCCCGGTGCGTGCCGCCTTCGATTACAAAAAGAAGATCGACCGGCGGGAATATGTCCGCGTCATGCTGCGGCGGAATGGCGACGGTGCGCTTGAAGCGGAAAAGTTCGAGCGCGAGGGCGCCGGCGTGCTTAGCTCTATGGTCGCCGCCGACGGCCTGGTGGAGCTGCCGGAGAGCTGCACCAGAGTCAAAGCCGGCGATATTGTCGATTACCTGCCCTTCAGCGAGGTTGGCCTGTGA
- a CDS encoding SDR family oxidoreductase, producing MTIAVTGASGQLGHLVIEQLMSRAPRETIVALARSPQKVADFRVEVRKFDYSKPDGLAAALTGVETLLLISSSEVGKRSMQHQNVIDAAVEAGVARIVYTSILRADTTDNPLAEEHKTTEAAIQASGIPFTILRNGWYCENYESAVAASLEHGTVIGSARDGRISAAARIDYAEAAAIVVTQSGRENKIHELAGDTSFSMYDFAEELSRQSGRTIPYTDLPEADYAEALLDAGLPEPFARLLARTDVTAAGGSLFDDTRQLSALIGRPTTPISKTIESRLA from the coding sequence ATGACCATCGCCGTTACCGGCGCCAGCGGCCAACTCGGACATCTGGTTATCGAACAGCTAATGTCGCGAGCACCACGAGAAACGATCGTCGCCCTCGCCCGCAGTCCGCAAAAGGTTGCAGACTTTCGCGTCGAGGTTCGCAAATTCGACTATTCGAAGCCAGACGGGCTTGCCGCGGCGCTGACGGGTGTGGAAACGCTGCTTCTCATATCCTCAAGCGAGGTCGGCAAGCGCTCCATGCAGCACCAGAACGTCATTGACGCTGCTGTCGAAGCTGGTGTGGCGCGTATTGTCTATACAAGCATTCTACGGGCCGACACGACAGACAACCCGCTGGCCGAGGAACACAAGACAACCGAGGCTGCGATCCAAGCCTCTGGCATCCCATTCACAATTCTTCGAAACGGCTGGTACTGCGAGAATTACGAGTCGGCCGTCGCCGCCAGTCTGGAACATGGAACGGTAATCGGCAGCGCGCGAGACGGCAGAATTTCCGCCGCTGCGCGTATCGATTACGCTGAAGCTGCGGCAATCGTAGTGACGCAGAGCGGACGCGAGAACAAGATCCATGAATTGGCTGGCGATACATCCTTCTCGATGTACGACTTTGCAGAAGAGCTATCACGCCAGAGCGGTCGGACCATCCCCTACACCGATCTGCCTGAGGCGGACTACGCGGAGGCACTCCTCGACGCTGGCCTTCCGGAGCCGTTCGCGAGACTCCTCGCGCGCACTGACGTGACGGCGGCAGGTGGGTCGCTTTTCGACGACACGCGTCAATTGTCCGCGCTGATCGGTCGACCGACTACGCCGATCTCAAAGACGATCGAAAGCAGGCTCGCTTGA
- a CDS encoding CidA/LrgA family protein: MIGAITLLLGCHLLGELFIAATGLPLPGPVVGMVILFTGLMTRGGVPDSVAQVSDTLLRNLSLLFVPAGVGVMLHLSLIEKEWLGVTAALIGSSAITVIFTALLMVGLKKLSHLGAND, from the coding sequence ATGATCGGTGCCATAACCCTGCTGCTCGGATGCCACCTCCTGGGCGAGCTGTTCATCGCCGCAACCGGCCTGCCCCTGCCGGGGCCTGTGGTCGGCATGGTCATTCTCTTCACCGGGCTGATGACCAGGGGCGGCGTTCCCGACAGCGTCGCGCAGGTCTCCGACACCCTGCTCCGCAATCTCTCACTCCTCTTCGTTCCGGCCGGAGTCGGCGTGATGCTTCACCTTTCGCTGATCGAGAAGGAATGGCTGGGCGTCACCGCCGCGCTGATCGGCAGCAGTGCGATCACCGTCATATTCACCGCCCTGCTCATGGTGGGCCTCAAGAAGCTTTCCCATCTCGGAGCAAACGACTGA
- a CDS encoding nuclear transport factor 2 family protein translates to MEGDRGGRAVLALIEDFFAALGRNDIPAMLECLSDGVIHDVNQGARRIGKPLFEAHCRRVLTCYRQTLSDLVIMVHPDGSRAAAEYTVSGSYVATDEGFPPAAGQDYTLAVGAFFEIGPGGITRITSHYNLRDWIALILVEGKDQKNGSEF, encoded by the coding sequence ATGGAAGGGGACCGGGGGGGCAGGGCCGTTCTGGCGCTGATAGAGGATTTTTTTGCCGCTCTCGGTCGAAACGATATTCCCGCAATGCTTGAATGTCTTTCCGACGGGGTCATCCATGATGTGAATCAGGGGGCGCGGCGGATCGGAAAACCGCTCTTCGAAGCGCATTGCCGGCGCGTTCTGACCTGCTACCGGCAAACGCTGTCCGACCTCGTGATCATGGTTCATCCGGACGGAAGCCGCGCAGCGGCTGAATATACGGTCTCCGGTTCTTATGTCGCGACCGACGAGGGGTTTCCACCCGCAGCCGGCCAGGACTATACGCTCGCTGTCGGCGCCTTTTTCGAGATCGGCCCGGGCGGCATCACCAGGATCACGAGCCATTACAATCTGCGCGACTGGATTGCCTTGATCCTGGTCGAGGGAAAGGATCAGAAGAATGGCAGCGAGTTTTGA
- a CDS encoding GNAT family N-acetyltransferase, whose amino-acid sequence MAASFENLTPGAPGFDAAVGQVAELRIRIFREWPYLYDGTEDWERRYISKLAEAEGAVVIAARDGARIIGVSTGMPLLSEHDELIAPFRGSAFPPEQVFYGAETVMLPEYRGQGLYRGFLDRRREHAIRLGGFRWETFCGVVRPADHPLRDPAIPPLDPVWQHFGFRKVEGLTTGFSWKDIDEESESEKPMQFWVRDLA is encoded by the coding sequence ATGGCAGCGAGTTTTGAAAATCTGACCCCGGGCGCGCCCGGATTCGACGCTGCCGTCGGGCAAGTGGCCGAGCTCAGGATCAGGATCTTCCGCGAGTGGCCCTACCTCTATGATGGCACCGAAGACTGGGAGCGCCGCTATATCTCCAAGCTGGCGGAGGCCGAAGGGGCGGTGGTCATCGCCGCCCGCGACGGCGCCCGGATCATCGGAGTATCCACCGGGATGCCGCTGCTCTCAGAGCATGACGAATTGATTGCGCCCTTCCGGGGGTCCGCCTTTCCGCCGGAGCAGGTGTTCTACGGTGCGGAAACCGTGATGCTTCCGGAATATCGCGGCCAGGGCCTCTATCGCGGCTTCCTCGACCGCCGCCGGGAGCATGCCATCCGGCTTGGCGGTTTCCGCTGGGAGACCTTCTGCGGTGTCGTCCGGCCTGCGGACCATCCGCTCCGCGATCCGGCCATCCCGCCGCTCGACCCGGTCTGGCAGCATTTCGGTTTTCGCAAGGTCGAGGGGCTGACCACCGGCTTCTCCTGGAAGGATATCGACGAGGAGAGCGAGAGCGAGAAGCCGATGCAGTTCTGGGTCCGGGATCTCGCATGA
- the mobB gene encoding molybdopterin-guanine dinucleotide biosynthesis protein B: protein MKIFGLVGWSGSGKTTLLVKLIPELVSRGVRVSTMKHAHHAFDVDVPGKDSYEHRAAGATEVLVTSANRWALMHENRGSPEPAIEELIPHMSAVDLLIVEGFKDHPHDKMEIFRRETGKALLQPNDPQIRAVASDGPVAEATVPVLDLNDVAALADYILDFTGLSKAA from the coding sequence ATGAAGATATTCGGTCTCGTTGGATGGAGCGGCAGCGGCAAGACGACCCTGCTCGTCAAGCTGATCCCGGAGTTGGTGTCCCGCGGCGTGCGGGTCTCCACCATGAAACATGCCCATCACGCCTTCGACGTCGATGTTCCCGGCAAGGATTCCTACGAACATCGCGCGGCCGGGGCGACCGAGGTTCTGGTGACCTCGGCCAATCGCTGGGCCCTGATGCACGAGAACCGCGGGTCGCCGGAACCCGCCATCGAGGAGCTGATCCCGCATATGAGTGCGGTCGATCTGCTGATCGTAGAGGGCTTCAAGGATCATCCGCACGACAAGATGGAAATCTTCCGGCGGGAGACCGGCAAGGCGCTGTTGCAGCCGAACGACCCGCAGATCCGGGCCGTGGCGTCCGACGGCCCGGTCGCGGAGGCGACCGTTCCCGTGCTCGATTTGAACGACGTCGCGGCGCTCGCGGACTATATTCTCGACTTTACTGGTCTTTCGAAAGCCGCGTGA